The genomic stretch CGAGCCGTTCGCCGAGCTGAAGAACCGCATCCACATGCGGGTGATCTCCGAGCTCGGGCCGCAGCTCTCCGACGTCGCGACGGACCCGGCGGCACTGCGCGAGCGCGTGGCCGTCGACATCAGGCGCAATCTCGCCGACGAGGTCGGCATCTCGCGCGACGCGCGCGAGCGTCTCGCCGGCGAGATCGCCAACGACATCCTCGGCTACGGCCCGCTGGAGCGGCTCCTCGCCGACGACACGATCACCGAGATCATGGTCAACGGCCCGGCCGAGATCTGGATCGAGCGCCAGGGCCGGTTGTACGAGACGACCGTCCGCTTCAGCGACGAATCGCACCTGCGGCGGATCATCAACAAGATGGTCGCGCAGGTGGGACGCCGCGTCGACGAATCCTCGCCGATGGTCGACGCGCGGCTGCCCGACGGCAGCCGCGTCAACGTCATCATCCCGCCGCTGTCGCTCTCCGGCCCGCTGCTGACGATCCGCAAGTTCTCCAAGAAGCGGCTGATGCTCGACGACATGCTGCGCATCGGCACCATCTCCGAGAAGGCCGCCACGTTCCTCACGCACTGCGTCCAGGCGGAGTTCAACATCCTCATCTCGGGCGGCACGGGAACCGGCAAGACGACCCTGCTGAACGCGCTCTCGGCCGCGATCCCGAGCACCGACCGCATCGTCACGATCGAGGACGCGGCCGAGCTGCAGCTGCACCAGAGCCACGTGCTCCGCCTCGAGTCGCGCCCGAAGAACATCGAGGGCGACGGCGAGATCCAGATCAGGGACCTCGTCCGCAACTCGCTGCGCATGCGTCCCGATCGGATCATCGTCGGCGAGGTTCGCGGCGCCGAGGCCCTCGACATGCTCCAGGCGATGAACACCGGCCACGAAGGGTCGCTGACGACGGTGCATGCGAACTCCCCGCGCGACGCGCTCGCACGCATCGAGACGATGGTGCTGATGGCGGGCCTCGACCTCCCGATGCGCGCGATCCGCCAGCAGCTCGCGGCCGCGCTCGACCTGATCATCCATCTCGAGCGGCTCGAGGACGGCTCCCGGCACATCACCCTCATCACCGAGGTGCAGCGGATGGAAGCCGACGTGATCACGCTCCAGGACATCTTCGAGTTCCACGTCGACTCGATCATCGACCGGAGAGTCAACGGAGCCCTGCTGCCGACGGGCCTGCGACCGGGGCAGATGGGAAAGTTCGAGCGGCGCTCGATCGCCGTCTCGCCGGACCTCTTCGTGCGCGACGAATACGGCGGCATGCGCGAGAAGCGAGAGCGGCGATGAAACCCGACCTGCGCGGAAGGCGGGCACGGGGGCCGGCGCCGTCGTGAACGTCGTCGCCTCGACCCTGGGCGGAACCGCCGGGATCGTCCTCGCGAGCGCCGTCCTGACGATGGTCGTCGCGACGACCGTGCTCGTCGTCAACGACCAGCGCCGGCGGCGCAGCGTCCGCTGGCGCGTCGCGCAGTTCGTCGCCGACCCCGGTGACGCGCTCGCGACGGTCGCGAAGGCGGCGCCGTCCGGGCGGGACGGAGGGCGGCCGCAGGAGCAGCCGACCCCCGAGAGCCGCGTCAGGAACCTCCTCGCGCCCGAGGTCGAGATCGCCGGCATCGACGTCTCCTCGGCCCGCATCGTCCTCCTCACCCTCGCCGGCTCCGCGCTGCTCGGCCTCGTCGTCGCGCTGATCCTGGGCACGCCCTGGGGCCTGGCGTCCGGCCTCCTCGGGCCGCTCGGCACGCGGGCGTACGTCTCGGCCCGGGTCAGGCGAACGCGGAAGACGTTCGTGGAGCAGCTGCCGGACAACCTCGACGTCGTCTCGTCCGCGCTGCGGGCAGGCCACAGCATCGTCGGGGCGCTGTCGGTGACCGTCGAAGCCGCGGACGAGCCGTCGCGCAGCGAGCTCGGGCGGGCACTCGCCGACGAGCAGCTCGGCGTCCCCCTCGACGCCGCGCTGCACGTCGTCGCGCAGCGGATGCAGAACCGCGACCTCGAGCAGGTCGCGTTCGTGGCGCGGCTGCAGCGCGAGGCGGGGACGAACGCCGCGGAGGTGATCGACCAGGTGTCGGAGAACATCCGCAACAGGATGGAGCTGCTGCGCATGGTGCGCACCCTCACCGCACAGGGCAGGATGGCCCGCTGGATCGTCTCGCTCCTCCCCGTGGGCCTGTTCCTCGCGATGTACTCGATCAACCGCGACTACCTGCGCCCGCTCTGGGAGACGACCGGAGGCAAGCTCGCCATGGTCGTCGCCGCCCTCATGGTCGTGACGGGATCCCTGATCATCAAGCGCATCGTCGAGATCGAGGTCTAGATGACCACGCTCGCGCTCGCCGTCGCCGTCTTCCTGCTCGCGACCGCGGTCGCGGCGATCGTCTGGGTGTTCGTGCGACCGACCTCGGGCACGCGGCGCACGCTCGGGCAGATCGGCAAGTACGGCTTCTCCGGCCGGCCGCTCGAAGAGCGCGAGGAGCGGCGGCGGCCGCGCTCGGCCGCGGATCTGGTCTCGCTGCTCGGCGACGCGATCGCCGCCCGCCACGGCCCGCAACGCGAGGAAGCGATTCGCGCGAAGCTCGTCTCGTCGGGTCTCTACACCGTCACCCCACGAACGTTCTTCGCCGCGCAGGGAATCGGGGCGGTCTCCTGCCTCGGGCTCTGGGCCGTCCTCGGCGCCTTCTCCGGCGTCAAGCCCGTCATCTACGTCGTCGGGCTGCCGGTGGCGGCACTGTTCGGCTGGGCCCTCCCCTCGATCGTGCTGGCGCGGCGCCTGAAGACGCGCTACCACGAGATCGACAAGGCCCTGCCCGACCTGATCGACCTCCTCGTCGTCACCGTCGAGGCGGGCATCGGCTTCGTCGGGTCGCTGCGGATGGCGTCCGAACAGCTCGACGGCCCTCTCGCCCAGGAGCTTCGCCTCACGCTGCAGGAGCAGAGCATGGGTCGATCCTCGGCCGAGGCGCTGGAGGGACTCGTCCAGCGTGCCGACACGCCGGGCATCCGCTCGTTCGTGCGAGCCATCGTGCAGGGCGAGCTCCTCGGCGTCTCGATCGGCCAGATCCTTCGCAACCTCGCAGCGGAGATGCGCAAGAAGCGCAAGGCCAGGGCGGAGGAGCAGGCCCAGAAGGCGCCCATCAAGATGCTCTTCCCGCTCGTGTTCCTCATCTTCCCCGCCATGTTCGTCGTCCTTCTGCTGCCCGCGCTGATCTCGATCAAGAACACGCTCGGGAGCTGAGGTGCGCCGCCGTCACGGGCTGCTGACACTCCGTCGCGAAGACGGCAGGATCGTCTGCGAGCGGGTCAGGGTCGCCGACACGATGCTCCGCCGCATGCGCGGACTGCTCTTCCGCCGATCGGTGCAGAGCGACGAGGGTGTCGTGCTGCGCCCATCCTTCTCGATCCACACCGCGTTCATGCAGTTCCCGATCGACGTCGTCTTCCTCGACCAGGACCTGCGCGTGCTTCGCGTCGCGGCCTCCGTGCGACCGTTCCGCACCGCGTCCTGCCGGGGCTCGCGGGAGGTCGTCGAGCTGCGGGCCGGCGAGTGCGAGCGAAGAGGCCTCCGTGTGGGCGACCGCGTCGCCTGGGCGTCGGCGACGCCGGCGGCGCCCCCCGGCCCGACTGCCGCGACACCGGAATTCGGCGAGAGCAGGCGCTCGCGCGGCCTCCTCGCGAGCCGCGACGCGCGCTTCCTCAAGCTCGCGCGCTTCCTGCTCGACGGCCAGGGGATCGACCTGATCGGCAGCGTCCAGCCGAACGCCCTCGTGGGCGCGCTCGACGCGGCCGAGAGGCCCGATCTGATCGTGCTCGACGTCCACGAGGAGGCCGCCGCGGGGTTCGCGACCGCGAACGCGGCGCGGGCGCTGAGCCCCGACGTGCCGATCTTCCTCGTCGGCGCTCCCGACGTCGCGGCACGCGCGGCCGTGGGAGTTCGCATCTACGACAAGTGGAACGAGACCGAAGAGCTGGTCGCGGCGATCACGGCCGCGCTCGCAGCCGAGGCGGCGTACGAGCGCCCCTCTGCCTGACCCTGCCGGCCCGTCGCGAAAGATCCCCCTTGCGGGATCGCCGTTGCTGAGCCACGCTTCGGCTCGACGGCTCCGGGTGGATCCCGGGAGCGGCCCGCGGACGAAGGACTCCATGAGGAGGGCTCGATGACAGAGAACGGCGAAAGCGGGCGGGCCAAGCTGCCGCCGTCGACAGCGGCGTCAAGCGGACATCGGCGGCCGGCCGGGGCCGCGGCGGCCGCCGCAGAGCCGGGTGCGCTCGCACGGATCCGTGCGGTGCTGCTCGGCCACCCCTCCGACCGCGTCCACCCGCTCGACGGCATCCTGCGGTCCGCGCGCGAGCGATCCGAGCTCGCCCATGCCGCCGGCTGCGACGCTGCGAGCGCCGAGGCGCACACGGCCTTGACGTTCGCAGGCGACGCGATCGTCGCCCTCGGCGCCGAAGGAGAGCTGACCGACGCCGACGTGCGGGCCGCCGCCGCCGAGCTCGCGAGCATCCTCGGCGTGACGCCGGCCTCCGCGGCTTTCATGCTCTACGGCCGCGTGCTCGCCGCGCCGCAGCTGTTCGAGCTGCCGCCGCTCGTCGCGATCGGGATCCAGCTACGGCCGCTCGTCGACCTGCGCATCTTCCACGAGATCTCCCTGTGGCGGCGCAGCGCCGACGGCGAGGCGGAGTGCCTGCTCAACCTGGGCCCCGGCGAGCTCGGACGCGAGGTGCGCCGCGAGGTGCGCGCCGTTCTCCGCGGCTCGTCCGCGCTCCGCGTCGCCGGCCGGTCGACGATCCGCTCCGCTCCGGTGTGGCGGTTCCGGCAACGTGCCGGCGCCGTCGTCGGCAGGCTCGCCGCCGCCGACCGTGCGCCGGCATCCGCGTTCCTCCACGAGGCCGCGACGGCGATCGGACCCATTCTCGAGCGCGAGTTCCTGCTCGAGCGCAGCCGCACGCGCGAGGAGTCGCTCGTCGTCGCCGCCGAGCGCAGGCTCACGCGGCTGGCGTTCGACCTCCACGACGGCCCGATGCAGGACGTCCTCGCGCTCGCCGCAGAGGTGAAGCAGCTCCAGCGCGATCTCGACCCGTTCATCCTCGAGAGCCGTCGCGAGCTTGCCCGGGGACGGTTCGACGACGCTCTCGCAAGGCTCGCCGAGCTCGACCGTGACCTGCGCGAAACTGCCCAGTCGCTCGAGACGACGAGCACCGTCTCCCGGCCGCTCGGCGAGGTGCTCCATCGCGAGGCCGAGGCGTTCACGAGGCGGACCGGCATCGACGCACGCGTCGATGTCCGCGGCGACGTCGGCGCTCTCACCGCCTCGCAGCGCATCGTGATCTTCCGCGCCGTCCAGGAGGCGCTCTCGAACGTGCGCGAGCACAGCGCCGCGACGGCGGCCGAAGTCGTCGTACGCACGCGGCGCTCCACCACGGAGGTGAGCATCACGGACGACGGCCAGGGGTTCGAGGTGGCCCGCGGTCTCGCTCGGGCGGCACAGCGGGGGCGCCTCGGCGTCGTCGGGATCAGCGAGCGCGTGCGCCTGCTCGGCGGGACGTTCGACATCGACAGCCGCCCCGGCGGCCCGACCACGCTCCGTTTCTCGCTACCGCGGTGGGGGCCGTTCAGCGCGGCCGGCGAGCGGCGGCGGTAGCCGGGGCCGCGACCGCCTCACTCGATCGAGGGGAACGGACACCCGCTCGCCGGCCGCAGGGCGTCAGGTGGCCGCTCCGATGCGCGCGATGCACTCCGCCAGCCCTTCGCGCCAGTGGGGCAGCTCGGGGGCGCCCTTCTCGCTGCGCAGCACCGAGTAGGCGGGCCGCGGCGCCCGCGCGCCGAACTGCGCCGTCGTGACGCGGCGTACGCGGCAGTCGAGGCCCGCCTGCGCGAAGATCGCCTCGGCGAAGCCGGCCCACGTGCATTCGCCCGCCGCGGCCAGATGCCAGACGCCGAAGGGGGCGCCGCCGTCGACCAGCTCCCTCGTCGCCGCGGCCAGGTGCC from Gaiella occulta encodes the following:
- a CDS encoding CpaF family protein, which gives rise to MELHERLTAARPVAPANLEPFAELKNRIHMRVISELGPQLSDVATDPAALRERVAVDIRRNLADEVGISRDARERLAGEIANDILGYGPLERLLADDTITEIMVNGPAEIWIERQGRLYETTVRFSDESHLRRIINKMVAQVGRRVDESSPMVDARLPDGSRVNVIIPPLSLSGPLLTIRKFSKKRLMLDDMLRIGTISEKAATFLTHCVQAEFNILISGGTGTGKTTLLNALSAAIPSTDRIVTIEDAAELQLHQSHVLRLESRPKNIEGDGEIQIRDLVRNSLRMRPDRIIVGEVRGAEALDMLQAMNTGHEGSLTTVHANSPRDALARIETMVLMAGLDLPMRAIRQQLAAALDLIIHLERLEDGSRHITLITEVQRMEADVITLQDIFEFHVDSIIDRRVNGALLPTGLRPGQMGKFERRSIAVSPDLFVRDEYGGMREKRERR
- a CDS encoding type II secretion system F family protein, with product MNVVASTLGGTAGIVLASAVLTMVVATTVLVVNDQRRRRSVRWRVAQFVADPGDALATVAKAAPSGRDGGRPQEQPTPESRVRNLLAPEVEIAGIDVSSARIVLLTLAGSALLGLVVALILGTPWGLASGLLGPLGTRAYVSARVRRTRKTFVEQLPDNLDVVSSALRAGHSIVGALSVTVEAADEPSRSELGRALADEQLGVPLDAALHVVAQRMQNRDLEQVAFVARLQREAGTNAAEVIDQVSENIRNRMELLRMVRTLTAQGRMARWIVSLLPVGLFLAMYSINRDYLRPLWETTGGKLAMVVAALMVVTGSLIIKRIVEIEV
- a CDS encoding type II secretion system F family protein translates to MTTLALAVAVFLLATAVAAIVWVFVRPTSGTRRTLGQIGKYGFSGRPLEEREERRRPRSAADLVSLLGDAIAARHGPQREEAIRAKLVSSGLYTVTPRTFFAAQGIGAVSCLGLWAVLGAFSGVKPVIYVVGLPVAALFGWALPSIVLARRLKTRYHEIDKALPDLIDLLVVTVEAGIGFVGSLRMASEQLDGPLAQELRLTLQEQSMGRSSAEALEGLVQRADTPGIRSFVRAIVQGELLGVSIGQILRNLAAEMRKKRKARAEEQAQKAPIKMLFPLVFLIFPAMFVVLLLPALISIKNTLGS
- a CDS encoding DUF192 domain-containing protein encodes the protein MRRRHGLLTLRREDGRIVCERVRVADTMLRRMRGLLFRRSVQSDEGVVLRPSFSIHTAFMQFPIDVVFLDQDLRVLRVAASVRPFRTASCRGSREVVELRAGECERRGLRVGDRVAWASATPAAPPGPTAATPEFGESRRSRGLLASRDARFLKLARFLLDGQGIDLIGSVQPNALVGALDAAERPDLIVLDVHEEAAAGFATANAARALSPDVPIFLVGAPDVAARAAVGVRIYDKWNETEELVAAITAALAAEAAYERPSA
- a CDS encoding sensor histidine kinase, giving the protein MTENGESGRAKLPPSTAASSGHRRPAGAAAAAAEPGALARIRAVLLGHPSDRVHPLDGILRSARERSELAHAAGCDAASAEAHTALTFAGDAIVALGAEGELTDADVRAAAAELASILGVTPASAAFMLYGRVLAAPQLFELPPLVAIGIQLRPLVDLRIFHEISLWRRSADGEAECLLNLGPGELGREVRREVRAVLRGSSALRVAGRSTIRSAPVWRFRQRAGAVVGRLAAADRAPASAFLHEAATAIGPILEREFLLERSRTREESLVVAAERRLTRLAFDLHDGPMQDVLALAAEVKQLQRDLDPFILESRRELARGRFDDALARLAELDRDLRETAQSLETTSTVSRPLGEVLHREAEAFTRRTGIDARVDVRGDVGALTASQRIVIFRAVQEALSNVREHSAATAAEVVVRTRRSTTEVSITDDGQGFEVARGLARAAQRGRLGVVGISERVRLLGGTFDIDSRPGGPTTLRFSLPRWGPFSAAGERRR